The sequence CCTGCGACGCTTTCACGCGTCTGCTGGTGCCGCGTTCGCGCATGGAAGAGGCGACCCGTCTGGCGGTCGAGATCGCCAATGAGCAGGTGGTAGGTGACCCGAATGATCCGGCGACCACCATGGGGCCGCTGGTCTCCCAGCGTCAGCGCGAGCGGGTGCTTGATCTGGTGCAGCGAGCCATCAACGACGGTGTCGAGCTGGCGCTGGGTGGCGTCGAGCCGCCCGAAGGGCTCGACAAGGGCTGCTATGTGCGGCCGACCATCTTCACCAATGTCAGCAATGAAATGGAGATCGCCCGTGAGGAGGTCTTCGGCCCGGTGCTGTGCATTCTGCCCTACGACGATGTGAAGCAGGGGATCGCCATCGCCAATGACAGCGTCTATGGCCTGTCATCTGCGGTCTATGCACGTGACGCCGAGGCAGCATTGCCGATCGCCCGCTGCATGCAGGCAGGGCAATGCTATCTGCAAGGGGCAGAGTTCTCCTTCGATGCGCCCTTCGGTGGCTACAAGCGTTCCGGCAACGGCCGTGAATGGGGCGACGAAGGCCTGGCGGAATATGTCGAGGTCAAGGCACTGCTTGGCGCACCAGTCATCACCTGACAGGAGGCGGGCCGCGCCGTCATGATGCCACGCAAGATACCCGTGATTCGTGAGGCCAGGCTGGCCCGTGAATCACGGGTATCTTGCATTCGCGCCATCGACCATTCGCGCCATCGACAAAAGACACCCTCAAGGCGCTTGTCGGCTGTCGCGGATGCGCTTTGCTATCAGAGCAACTCCATCGCGTCTGTCACATCGCTGAGTACTGAAAAATACCTATATGCTCAGTGCTAAAAATACCTATATATAGTGGCAAGACTTTGTGCGGTGCAGCATAACTGGCTCGCCAGGTGCCGTCTTGGACCTCAGATGATGCGCGAGGAGAGCTGACGCGCTGCCTGCACCAGATGCTTGGAGTAGGCGCGAGCCTGCTGCGGATTCAGGCAGTCCTGGCTGATGACGGCGCTGATGGCGGCAATGGGCTCGTTGCGCATGTTCAGCACAGGCGCCGCGATACAGCTCAGCTGTCCTTCGGCCTCACCGCTGGACACCGCATATCCCAGGCGTTGTGCACGTTCAAGCTCGGCATCCATCTCGTCACGGCGTTCGGCCAGGCCGGGCGTGCTCCGCGTCGCAGCTTCCAGATACAGTTGGCATGAGGCCTCGGGGCGCATGGCGAGAATCGCCTTGCCGGCGGCACAGGCGTGCTGGGCCATGGTCTTGCCGATGTAGAGGTTGTAGCTGCCACTGCCGGAGGCATCGACCTTCGAGATCACCACCACCTGATCCCCGATGGGGATGCACAGGAAGATCGAGCGGTGAATCTCGTTCTTGAGAATCTCGGCGATGGGGTAGAAGACCGGAATCAGGCTCTGCTTGTTGTAGATCGTCGAGGAGATCTGGAAGATGCGCGAGCCGATGCAGTAGGACTTCTTGCGACCGGGATCGTGAGCGACCAGCTGATGGTGCAGCAGGGAGTTGATCACGCGGTGTCCGGTGGCAGGCGAGATGCCGGTGGACTCGCAGATTTCCGAGAGCGTCAGCGGGTAGGAGGCTGCCGCAAGCAGGTCCAGAATCATGACACTGTGGTCGACTGCAGGGGCTTTGGTCTTCTCGTGATTCATGAACGCGGGGACACTCCGAAACGCGAATCTCGGCCACAGGCGGCGTGCATCCGGGGCTGTGACACTTTGACGACGGATGAACGATGCCACACACGGCATCTCTCATGCGCTGAATATAAAACG comes from bacterium Scap17 and encodes:
- a CDS encoding IclR family transcriptional regulator, which codes for MNHEKTKAPAVDHSVMILDLLAAASYPLTLSEICESTGISPATGHRVINSLLHHQLVAHDPGRKKSYCIGSRIFQISSTIYNKQSLIPVFYPIAEILKNEIHRSIFLCIPIGDQVVVISKVDASGSGSYNLYIGKTMAQHACAAGKAILAMRPEASCQLYLEAATRSTPGLAERRDEMDAELERAQRLGYAVSSGEAEGQLSCIAAPVLNMRNEPIAAISAVISQDCLNPQQARAYSKHLVQAARQLSSRII